The following coding sequences lie in one Cannabis sativa cultivar Pink pepper isolate KNU-18-1 chromosome 5, ASM2916894v1, whole genome shotgun sequence genomic window:
- the LOC133037901 gene encoding uncharacterized protein LOC133037901, with protein sequence MTGEFASQLTRCAPKRFATCASLNSIFQVQDLSHSLTVLAAEAGRLSKNIISHGFALSDFGDMNDVKKVLQDLTAERQIYQEAAERQEAAAKAKEERAKAREEEAIRREAQAEDMIQAEAQRRGRMEAHHQEELRAQTEAAEKARRDLREAREALDEMAAKVKSLEETHQSDIESKAALAAELKELRDYKDQSIRKAKRAELLSPVSCARCPKRFDDGVYMAWATNDQSIKLSFYPKPEDMIAKFREKKKRLDAELEARIGPRLPPRAD encoded by the exons atgaccggtgagttcgcctctcagcttacacgctgtgcgcccaagcggtttgccacttgtgcttctctgaactctatcttccaagtccaggacctcagccattccctcacagtg CTTgcagctgaggctggtcgcctctccaagaacatcataagccatggcttcgctctgtccgattttggggacatgaacgacgtcaagaaGGTCCTTCAAGAccttactgcggagaggcagatctaccaggaggccgccgagcgccaggaggctgcggccaaggctaaggaagagagggccaaggccagggaggaggaggccatccggagggaggctcaggcggaggacatgatccaggccgaggcccagcggagaggcaggatggaggcccatcatcaggaggagttGAGGGCTCAAActgaggctgccgagaaggccaggcgggaccttcgggaggccagggaggctttggacgaaatggccgccaaggtgaagtctctagaggagactcaccagtcggatattgaatccaaggccgctctggctgcggagttgaaggagcttcgggactataAAGATCAGTCTattaggaaggccaagagggccgagctcctttctcccgtctcctgcgcccggtgcccgaagcgctttgatgatggtgtctacatggcttgggccaccaacgatcagagcatcaagctttctttctatcccaaacccgaggacatgattgccaaatttcgggagaagaagaagagacttgatgctgagcttgaggcacggatcggacctcgtcttccgccacgggctgactga